One genomic region from Vespa crabro chromosome 16, iyVesCrab1.2, whole genome shotgun sequence encodes:
- the LOC124429926 gene encoding probable 39S ribosomal protein L24, mitochondrial translates to MRLTNYLFKRVAEWTKKYSNLPDSYIDRTMRQVYWRTPRSKPQYLPRTHERKRYWFSIYKPWTNNFKMENVKPLLPDYIHIEPIKDWSFFRGDRVEILIGKDKGKQGIIKEIIQERNWVFVEGLNTKLECIGKTKTFPGIYISMEQPLLVTTDILLVDPHDLNGTQIEWRYTDEGNKVRVSVRTGRIIPMPESALETIDYKHPKLYKEQSKDTTKEEVTKVTFKPALKTFEMDIMDSMGIKEDRTSKKSYWY, encoded by the exons ATGAGATTAaccaattatttatttaaaagagtAGCAGAATGGACGaagaaatattcgaatttACCTGATTCCTATATAGATCGTACTATGCGACAG GTTTATTGGCGTACACCTCGAAGTAAACCACAATATCTTCCACGTACTCATGAACGTAAACGTTATTGGTTTTCCATTTATAAACCATGgacgaataattttaaaatggaAAATGTTAAACCTTTGTTACccgattatatacatatagagcCTATAAAAGATTGGAGTTTTTTTCGTGGCGACAGG gttgaaatattaataggaaAAGATAAAGGTAAACAaggtataataaaagaaataatacagGAAAGAAATTGGGTTTTTGTGGAAGGTCTTAATACAAAATTGGAATGTATTGGAAAAACTAAAACATTTCctggaatatatatatcaatggaACAACCATTATTAGTTACAACAGATATTCTTTTAGTTGATCCACATGACTT AAATGGTACTCAAATAGAATGGAGATATACAGATGAGGGTAATAAAGTACGTGTATCTGTTAGAACTGGTAGAATAATTCCAATGCCTGAATCTGCATTGGAAACGATAGATTATAAACATCCAAAACTTTATAAAGAACAAAGTAAAGATACGACCAAAGAGGAAGTAACAAAAGTAACGTTTAAA CCGGCTTTAAAAACTTTCGAAATGGATATTATGGATAGTATGGGTATCAAGGAAGATCGTACATCTAAAAAATCGTATTGGTATTAG
- the LOC124429744 gene encoding uncharacterized protein LOC124429744 translates to MLAVVIKRTITRLDLRNLYVSVAYNNCILGMKGYQSKELILPSITSKGNIIYRNFSQNENNKRKIVLPQLIPGPIYITQSFFNFIKIQWYEVCIPYIIKDSDFKIKDIMESAKKAASMVSIALSNKDYDSLENLVDDYVLDILKLKVNTLTEEERKLIAMTEDNILLCLPYNINCSIESEEKKTVELEFIIHYLPGINIKEEIKSQRFINFIKNDHKCVSNYTFKRDYMQDRDTYWTIKHLNHSEMYLQR, encoded by the exons atgttggCTGTGGTTATTAAAAGGACTATTACGCGATTAGATTTACGAAACTTGTACGTATCCGTagcatataataattgtatattggGAATGAAAGGATATCAAtctaaagaattaatattgcCATCTATAACCTCCaaaggaaatataatatatagaaatttttcacaaaatgaaaataataagagaaaaatagtttTACCACAGCTCATACCTGGTCCAATTTATATCAcacaatcattttttaattttattaaaatacaatgGTATGAAGTATGTATAccatatataataaaggatTCAGATTTTAAGATTAAGGATATTATGGAATCTGCTAAAAAA GCTGCATCAATGGTATCCATAGCATTATCAAATAAAGATTATGATTCATTAGAAAATCTTGTAGATGATTATGTATTAGATatcttaaaattaaaagtGAATACATTAacagaagaggaaagaaaacttATTGCTATGACagaagataatatattattatgcttgCCTTATAATATTAACTGCTCAATAGAATCAGAAG aaaagaaaactgtagaattggaatttattatacattactTACCAGGCATTAATATTaaggaagaaattaaaagccagaggtttattaattttataaaaaatgatcatAAGTGCGTAAGCAATTATACATTTAAACGAGATTATATGCAGGACAGGGATACTTATTGGACGATTAAACATCTTAATCACTCTGAAATGTATTTACAGAGATAA